One part of the Paraburkholderia flagellata genome encodes these proteins:
- a CDS encoding response regulator transcription factor, translating into MRIALVEPDARQAETLVRLLIAGGHACQHFPLGAQLFETLEDETFDLLIAAWWCGDAGADDVIPQARKLLPGLPAIALMLAPHESEIVASLQAGADDCIAKPVRGPEMLARIDALLRRAGVRRPRNRARHGFGDYLFDSGRYEVSFRGQTVTLTPKEYRFALLLFTNASRPVSRARILETVWNLNRDVRSRTLDTHASRLRSKLQLGPEHGWRLTTLYGFGYQLERLPISPTEMSDSVDANVGSEEKL; encoded by the coding sequence ATGCGAATCGCCCTTGTCGAACCAGACGCCCGTCAGGCCGAAACCCTCGTCCGCCTGCTCATTGCGGGTGGGCACGCATGCCAGCATTTCCCGCTCGGCGCACAGCTCTTCGAAACCCTCGAAGACGAAACCTTCGACCTTCTGATCGCGGCCTGGTGGTGCGGCGACGCTGGCGCGGACGACGTCATCCCCCAGGCGCGCAAGCTGCTCCCCGGTCTGCCCGCCATCGCGCTGATGCTCGCGCCCCATGAAAGCGAGATCGTCGCGAGCCTGCAGGCCGGTGCGGACGACTGCATTGCCAAGCCCGTGCGCGGCCCCGAAATGCTCGCGCGCATCGACGCGCTCCTGCGCCGCGCGGGCGTGCGCCGGCCGCGCAACCGCGCCCGCCATGGCTTTGGCGACTACCTCTTCGATTCCGGGCGTTACGAAGTGTCGTTTCGGGGTCAAACCGTCACACTCACGCCCAAGGAATACCGTTTCGCGCTGCTGCTCTTCACCAACGCATCGCGCCCCGTTTCGCGAGCGCGCATCCTCGAAACCGTGTGGAATCTGAACCGCGACGTTCGGTCGCGCACGCTCGACACTCACGCTTCCCGGCTGCGCAGCAAATTGCAGCTCGGGCCCGAACACGGCTGGCGTTTGACGACTTTGTACGGCTTTGGTTACCAGCTCGAAAGACTCCCCATATCACCCACTGAAATGTCGGACTCTGTCGACGCGAATGTCGGAAGCGAGGAAAAGTTATAA
- the prfA gene encoding peptide chain release factor 1 produces MKTSMQSKLDQLTTRLAELNDLLSRPDVTSNREQYRKLTREHSELGPVVEHYGQWRQAKDDEAAAKDLLADASMRDFAEEEVKAARERMAQLQHELQMMLLPKDPNDDRNVFLEIRAGTGGDESALFAGDLLRMYLRYAERSRWQIEMMSASESDLGGYKEVIVRIAGEAAYSKLKFESGGHRVQRVPATETQGRIHTSACTVAVMPEADEIGEVEINPADLRIDTFRASGAGGQHINKTDSAVRVTHLPTGIVVECQDDRSQHKNKDRALKVLAARIKDKQYQEQHAKEAATRKSLVGSGDRSERIRTYNFPQGRLTDHRINLTLYRLEAIMDGDLDELIGALVSEHQAEQLASLGDAD; encoded by the coding sequence ATGAAAACGAGCATGCAATCGAAGCTCGACCAGTTGACTACGCGCCTGGCCGAGCTAAACGACCTGTTGAGCCGTCCCGACGTGACCTCGAACCGCGAGCAGTACCGCAAGCTCACGCGTGAGCACTCGGAACTGGGGCCGGTGGTCGAGCACTACGGCCAGTGGCGTCAAGCCAAAGACGACGAGGCCGCGGCGAAAGACCTGCTCGCCGACGCCTCGATGCGCGACTTCGCCGAAGAAGAGGTGAAAGCCGCGCGCGAGCGCATGGCGCAGCTTCAGCACGAATTGCAGATGATGCTGCTGCCGAAAGACCCCAACGACGACCGCAACGTGTTCCTCGAAATCCGCGCGGGCACGGGCGGCGACGAGTCGGCCCTCTTCGCGGGCGACCTGCTGCGCATGTACCTGCGCTACGCGGAGCGCAGCCGCTGGCAGATCGAAATGATGTCGGCGAGCGAGTCGGATCTGGGCGGCTACAAGGAAGTGATCGTGCGTATTGCGGGCGAGGCGGCGTACTCGAAGCTCAAGTTCGAGTCGGGCGGCCATCGCGTGCAGCGCGTGCCCGCCACCGAAACGCAGGGCCGCATCCACACGTCGGCCTGCACGGTCGCGGTGATGCCGGAAGCCGATGAGATCGGCGAAGTCGAGATCAATCCCGCCGACCTGCGCATCGACACGTTCCGAGCCTCGGGCGCAGGCGGCCAGCACATCAACAAGACCGATTCGGCCGTGCGCGTGACGCACCTTCCGACCGGCATCGTGGTGGAGTGCCAGGACGACCGCTCGCAGCACAAGAACAAGGACCGCGCGCTCAAGGTGCTCGCCGCGCGCATCAAGGACAAGCAGTACCAGGAGCAGCACGCGAAGGAAGCGGCCACGCGTAAGAGCCTCGTGGGCTCGGGCGACCGCTCGGAGCGCATCCGCACCTACAACTTTCCGCAGGGGCGGCTCACCGATCACCGCATCAACCTCACGCTGTATCGCCTCGAAGCGATCATGGATGGCGACCTCGACGAACTGATCGGCGCGCTCGTTTCTGAGCATCAGGCCGAGCAGCTTGCGTCGCTGGGCGACGCCGATTGA
- the prmC gene encoding peptide chain release factor N(5)-glutamine methyltransferase, producing MSEAVTAEALLRASPLPALEARILLMHVLVWRRTELITRGDEPLDAARVDAYRALEARRVQGEPIAQLVGAREFYGLDFDVTPDVLIPRPDTELLVETALAALEGIAQPRVLDLGTGSGAIAVALASARPDARVWAVDRSAAALEVASRNAAKLLDAGRPGGPLAFVAGSWYDTLDPALRFEAIVSNPPYIASGDPHLEQGDLRFEPRGALTDEADGLSALRAIVAGAPARLAPAGVLWMEHGYDQAAAVRALLERAGFTDVRSERDLAGIERISGGRLALRADQKRAS from the coding sequence ATGAGCGAAGCCGTTACCGCCGAGGCGCTGCTGCGCGCCTCGCCGCTGCCCGCACTCGAAGCGCGCATTCTGCTGATGCATGTCCTCGTCTGGCGCCGCACCGAACTCATCACGCGCGGCGATGAGCCGCTCGACGCGGCCCGCGTGGACGCCTACCGCGCCCTCGAAGCGCGCCGCGTACAAGGCGAGCCGATTGCGCAGCTCGTGGGCGCACGCGAGTTTTACGGCCTCGACTTCGACGTGACGCCCGACGTGCTGATTCCGCGTCCCGATACCGAGCTGCTCGTGGAAACCGCGCTCGCGGCGCTCGAAGGCATCGCACAACCACGCGTGCTCGACCTTGGCACCGGCAGCGGCGCGATTGCGGTGGCGCTCGCCTCGGCACGGCCCGATGCGCGCGTTTGGGCCGTCGATCGTTCGGCAGCCGCGCTCGAAGTGGCTTCGCGCAACGCCGCGAAACTGCTCGACGCGGGGCGCCCCGGCGGCCCGCTCGCGTTCGTCGCGGGCAGCTGGTACGACACGCTCGACCCGGCGCTGCGCTTCGAGGCGATCGTCAGCAATCCGCCCTACATCGCGAGCGGCGACCCGCATCTGGAGCAAGGCGACCTGCGCTTCGAGCCGCGCGGCGCGCTCACCGACGAAGCCGACGGCCTCAGCGCCCTGCGCGCGATCGTCGCGGGCGCACCGGCCCGGCTCGCGCCGGCAGGCGTGCTCTGGATGGAGCACGGCTACGACCAGGCTGCCGCTGTCCGGGCGTTGCTGGAACGCGCCGGTTTCACGGACGTGCGCTCCGAGCGCGATCTGGCCGGCATCGAACGCATCAGCGGGGGGCGCCTGGCGCTGCGGGCCGACCAGAAGCGCGCCTCGTAG
- the grxD gene encoding Grx4 family monothiol glutaredoxin: MDTQQRIKQIVDENAVVLFMKGNAQFPMCGFSGRAVQILKACGVDQFKTVNVLEDDAVRQGIKEFSNWPTIPQLYVKGEFIGGSDIMMEMYQNGELQQLFAAA; the protein is encoded by the coding sequence ATGGACACCCAACAACGCATCAAGCAGATCGTCGACGAAAACGCCGTCGTCCTCTTCATGAAGGGCAACGCGCAGTTCCCGATGTGCGGCTTCTCCGGTCGCGCGGTGCAGATCCTGAAAGCCTGCGGCGTCGATCAGTTCAAGACCGTCAACGTGCTCGAGGACGACGCGGTCCGCCAGGGCATCAAGGAATTCTCGAACTGGCCGACCATCCCGCAGCTCTACGTGAAGGGCGAGTTCATCGGCGGCTCGGACATCATGATGGAGATGTATCAGAACGGCGAGCTGCAGCAGCTTTTCGCCGCGGCGTAA
- a CDS encoding UbiX family flavin prenyltransferase — MNTASPASSAIAQLPQRRLIVAITGATGSIYGVRMLDMLRRLGGVETHLLVSAAGWLNIQHELQLAKDDLHARADVVHSVRDVGATIASGSFATDGMIVAPCSMKTLASVAHGLSDNLIARAADVTLKERRRLVLLVRETPFNLAHLRNMTAVTEMGGVIFPPLPAFYNQPASIDEMIDHTVARVLDLFALGPALSPAWPGLHGGDE, encoded by the coding sequence GTGAATACCGCCTCCCCAGCCTCTTCCGCTATCGCACAATTGCCGCAACGCCGGCTGATCGTCGCGATCACGGGAGCCACCGGCTCGATCTACGGCGTGCGCATGCTCGACATGCTGCGGCGACTGGGCGGCGTCGAAACGCACCTGCTCGTTTCCGCCGCGGGCTGGCTCAACATTCAGCACGAATTGCAGCTCGCGAAGGACGATCTGCACGCGCGAGCAGATGTCGTGCATTCCGTACGCGACGTCGGCGCGACCATCGCTTCGGGCTCGTTCGCGACCGACGGCATGATCGTGGCGCCCTGCTCGATGAAGACGCTCGCGAGTGTCGCCCACGGTCTCTCCGACAATCTGATCGCGCGCGCCGCCGACGTCACGCTCAAGGAACGCCGCCGTCTCGTGCTGCTCGTACGCGAAACGCCGTTCAACCTCGCGCACCTGCGCAACATGACGGCCGTGACCGAAATGGGCGGCGTGATCTTCCCGCCGTTGCCGGCCTTCTACAACCAGCCGGCTTCGATCGATGAGATGATTGATCACACGGTCGCGCGCGTGCTCGACCTGTTCGCGCTCGGGCCCGCGCTCTCGCCCGCCTGGCCGGGGCTGCACGGCGGCGACGAGTAA
- a CDS encoding DODA-type extradiol aromatic ring-opening family dioxygenase → MTTRTPTLFLSHGAPTLPIDPSLPSGSFTVLSQHLPRPQSVLMLSAHWGTMRPAVSTATQPETIHDFYGFPRALYEIQYPAPGAPEMAQRAAALLREQGVPVDEEAHGLDHGAWVPMLLMFPDADVPVAQLSVQPRANAAHHFALGRALRSLRDEGVMVIGSGQITHNLREADFSARPEDADPRVAEFTEWFENHLAARDIDALLDYRQRAPHAALMHPTDEHLLPVFAALGAADDDYTLGVQSLGTYQRALAMTNYVFGSAVQ, encoded by the coding sequence ATGACCACCCGCACGCCTACCCTTTTCCTCTCGCACGGCGCGCCTACGCTGCCGATCGACCCGTCGCTGCCTTCCGGCAGCTTTACCGTGCTTTCGCAGCATTTGCCGCGACCGCAGTCGGTGCTCATGCTCTCCGCACATTGGGGCACGATGCGCCCCGCGGTGAGCACCGCCACGCAGCCTGAAACGATCCACGATTTCTACGGCTTTCCGCGCGCTCTCTACGAAATCCAGTACCCCGCGCCGGGCGCGCCCGAGATGGCGCAGCGCGCCGCGGCGCTGCTGCGCGAGCAAGGCGTTCCCGTCGACGAGGAAGCGCATGGCCTCGACCATGGCGCGTGGGTGCCCATGCTGCTGATGTTCCCCGACGCCGACGTGCCCGTCGCCCAACTCTCGGTCCAGCCGCGCGCCAACGCCGCGCATCACTTCGCGCTGGGCCGCGCGCTGCGCTCGCTGCGCGACGAAGGCGTGATGGTGATCGGCTCGGGCCAGATCACGCATAACCTGCGCGAGGCGGACTTCTCGGCGCGCCCGGAAGACGCCGACCCGCGCGTGGCGGAGTTCACGGAGTGGTTCGAGAACCACCTCGCCGCGCGCGACATCGACGCCTTGCTCGACTACCGCCAGCGTGCACCGCACGCCGCGCTCATGCACCCGACCGACGAGCACCTGCTGCCCGTCTTCGCGGCGCTCGGCGCAGCCGACGACGACTACACGCTCGGTGTGCAGTCGCTTGGCACCTACCAGCGTGCGCTCGCGATGACGAACTACGTGTTCGGCAGCGCCGTGCAATAA
- a CDS encoding APC family permease encodes MKSSIQRNIGPFALMFTGLGSIIGSGWLFGAWKAAKIAGPAAVCAWIIGAVVILAIALTYAELGAMFPESGGMVRYARYSHGALVGFISAWANWIAIVSVIPIEAEASIQYMSTWPYEWAHALFVDGSLTHSGLGLSAILVIIYFMLNYWGVKLFARANSAITIFKFIIPGLTIIGLMAGSFHHENFGQTTTFAPYGWSAVFTAVATSGIVFAFNGFQSPINLAGEARNPAKSVPFAVIGSILCALVIYVLLQIAYIGAVNPADVAKGWNTFNFKSPFAELAIALNLNWLAILLYVDAFVSPSGTGTTYMATTSRMIYAMERNNTMPKMFGNVHPFYGVPRNAMWFNLLVSFIFMFFFRGWSSLAAVISVATVISYLTGPISLMALKRAASDIERPLSVPFMKVIAPFAFVCASMILYWAKWPLTGEIILLMVVALPVYFYFQRKQGFDGWGQDLKAAWWLCAYLPIMALLSLLGSKQFGGSGLLPYGWDMLVVALISLVFYYWGVNSGYRSPYLAERQEHDEVLEGIGAH; translated from the coding sequence GTGAAAAGTTCTATTCAACGGAACATCGGCCCGTTCGCGCTGATGTTTACCGGCCTCGGATCGATCATCGGTTCCGGCTGGCTGTTCGGCGCGTGGAAGGCGGCGAAAATTGCAGGTCCGGCGGCGGTCTGCGCCTGGATCATCGGCGCCGTGGTCATTCTGGCCATCGCGCTCACCTACGCTGAACTCGGTGCGATGTTCCCGGAGTCGGGCGGTATGGTCCGTTACGCCCGCTATTCGCACGGCGCACTGGTGGGCTTCATCAGTGCGTGGGCCAACTGGATCGCCATTGTCTCGGTGATCCCGATCGAAGCCGAAGCCTCGATCCAGTACATGAGCACCTGGCCCTATGAGTGGGCGCACGCGCTCTTCGTCGACGGGTCACTGACACATTCAGGGCTCGGCCTCTCGGCGATTCTCGTGATCATCTACTTCATGCTCAACTATTGGGGTGTGAAGCTGTTCGCGCGTGCGAACAGCGCGATCACGATCTTCAAGTTCATCATCCCGGGCTTGACGATCATCGGCCTGATGGCGGGAAGTTTCCACCACGAGAATTTTGGCCAAACGACGACCTTCGCGCCGTATGGCTGGTCGGCGGTGTTCACGGCGGTTGCCACGAGCGGCATCGTGTTCGCGTTCAATGGCTTCCAGAGCCCGATCAACCTCGCTGGCGAAGCGCGCAATCCGGCCAAGAGCGTGCCGTTCGCGGTCATTGGCTCGATTCTCTGCGCGCTCGTGATCTACGTGCTGCTGCAGATCGCCTATATCGGCGCGGTCAATCCGGCTGACGTCGCGAAGGGCTGGAACACGTTCAACTTCAAGTCGCCGTTCGCGGAACTCGCGATCGCACTGAACCTGAACTGGCTCGCGATCCTGCTCTACGTCGACGCGTTCGTGAGCCCGAGCGGCACCGGTACGACCTACATGGCGACGACCTCGCGCATGATCTACGCGATGGAGCGCAACAACACGATGCCGAAGATGTTCGGCAACGTGCACCCGTTCTACGGCGTGCCGCGTAACGCGATGTGGTTCAACCTGCTCGTCTCGTTCATCTTCATGTTCTTCTTCCGCGGCTGGAGTTCGCTCGCGGCGGTGATCTCGGTGGCGACGGTGATTTCGTACCTGACCGGCCCGATCAGCCTGATGGCGCTCAAGCGCGCCGCCTCGGACATCGAGCGCCCGCTGAGCGTGCCGTTCATGAAAGTGATCGCGCCGTTCGCGTTCGTCTGCGCGTCGATGATCCTGTACTGGGCGAAGTGGCCGCTGACCGGCGAAATCATTCTGCTGATGGTCGTCGCGCTGCCGGTGTACTTCTACTTCCAGCGCAAGCAAGGCTTCGACGGCTGGGGCCAGGATCTGAAGGCCGCATGGTGGCTGTGCGCATACCTGCCGATCATGGCGCTCCTCTCGCTGCTCGGCAGCAAGCAGTTCGGCGGCAGCGGTCTGCTGCCCTACGGCTGGGACATGCTGGTCGTCGCGCTGATCTCGCTCGTGTTCTATTACTGGGGCGTGAATTCGGGCTATCGCTCGCCTTACCTTGCGGAACGCCAGGAGCACGACGAAGTCCTCGAAGGCATCGGCGCGCACTAA
- a CDS encoding cold-shock protein, translated as METGTVKWFNDAKGFGFITPDGGGEDLFAHFSEIKVDGFKTLQENQKVQFEVRTGPKGKQAANIKPV; from the coding sequence ATGGAAACCGGTACCGTCAAGTGGTTCAATGACGCAAAGGGCTTTGGCTTCATCACTCCGGACGGCGGCGGCGAAGATCTGTTCGCGCACTTCTCGGAAATCAAGGTTGACGGCTTCAAGACGCTGCAAGAGAACCAAAAGGTTCAATTCGAAGTCCGCACGGGCCCGAAGGGCAAGCAAGCTGCCAACATCAAGCCGGTCTAA
- a CDS encoding Hsp70 family protein: protein MTSFCAIDFGTSNSAVALPAAADGAMRLAPVEGAHTTLPTAVFFNVDEHTREFGRAALASYIDGFDGRLMRSMKSILGSPLAESTTDLGDGSAMPYTEIITIFLEHLKRSAERCSGAAITRAVLGRPVFFVDEDPRADQLAQDQLEAAARRVGFREIEFQYEPIAAAFDYESRLAQEGLVLVADIGGGTSDFSLVRVGPGRMTRLERKDDVLAHHGVHVAGTDFDRRVELATILRELGYQSLDPEGREVPNRIYFDLATWHLINTIYTPKRATELKLMRHLYPDTRHHDRLMRVVDERLGHALTARAEEAKIGVSAGGETMIDLEAVEADLRLAFGDAQLVEAGREETRRIVQAARETVQAAGVAPGQVSALYFTGGSTGLLFLTQALAEAFPQSQAVFGDRLASVATGLGIHAQRLFG from the coding sequence ATGACCAGCTTCTGCGCGATTGACTTCGGAACCTCCAATTCGGCGGTGGCGCTCCCGGCAGCGGCCGACGGCGCGATGCGCCTCGCGCCGGTGGAAGGCGCGCACACCACCTTGCCCACGGCGGTGTTCTTCAACGTCGACGAACACACCCGCGAATTCGGGCGTGCGGCGCTTGCGTCCTATATCGACGGCTTCGACGGCCGGCTGATGCGCTCAATGAAGAGCATCCTCGGCTCTCCGCTCGCCGAAAGCACGACCGACCTCGGCGACGGCAGCGCGATGCCCTATACCGAGATCATTACGATCTTTCTGGAGCACCTGAAGCGCAGCGCCGAGCGTTGCTCGGGTGCGGCCATCACGCGCGCTGTGCTGGGTCGCCCCGTCTTCTTCGTCGACGAAGACCCGCGCGCCGACCAGCTTGCCCAGGACCAGCTCGAAGCGGCGGCGCGCCGCGTGGGCTTTCGCGAGATCGAGTTCCAGTACGAGCCGATCGCGGCGGCGTTCGACTACGAGTCGCGCCTCGCGCAAGAAGGGCTCGTGCTCGTGGCCGACATCGGTGGGGGTACGTCGGACTTCTCGCTCGTGCGTGTGGGGCCGGGCCGCATGACGCGGCTCGAGCGCAAGGACGACGTGCTCGCGCACCACGGCGTGCATGTGGCGGGCACTGACTTCGACCGCCGCGTCGAACTCGCGACCATCCTGCGCGAACTGGGATACCAGTCGCTCGACCCCGAAGGGCGCGAAGTGCCGAACCGCATCTATTTCGATCTGGCGACCTGGCACCTCATCAACACGATCTACACGCCCAAGCGCGCGACCGAGCTGAAGCTCATGCGCCATCTGTACCCCGACACGCGCCATCACGACCGGTTGATGCGCGTGGTCGACGAGCGCCTGGGGCACGCGCTCACCGCGCGCGCGGAGGAGGCGAAGATCGGTGTTTCGGCGGGCGGCGAGACGATGATCGACCTCGAAGCGGTCGAAGCGGACCTGCGCCTCGCGTTCGGCGACGCGCAACTCGTCGAGGCGGGCCGCGAGGAGACGCGGCGCATCGTGCAGGCCGCGCGTGAAACGGTGCAGGCGGCGGGTGTCGCGCCAGGGCAGGTGAGCGCGCTTTACTTCACGGGCGGCTCGACCGGCCTCTTGTTTCTGACGCAGGCGCTGGCGGAGGCGTTTCCGCAGTCGCAGGCCGTGTTCGGCGACCGTCTTGCCAGCGTGGCAACCGGCCTTGGCATTCACGCACAGCGCCTTTTCGGCTGA
- a CDS encoding nitroreductase family protein — MTKHKPAPTAVPIHELIAGRWSPRAYSSEPVSREALHAVIEAARWAPSGYNLQPWRFIVFDRSADEIAFKRAFATLVPFNQQWNAPASVLIAVTAHTLNAKGEVNRTAQYDAGAAAMSLVLQAHALGLAAHQMSGFDVQAFRKEFALPNDVEPLSMISIGHYGEAEKLEPVLRDREKAERTRSAMGEIAYANAWKQPFKG, encoded by the coding sequence ATGACGAAGCACAAACCCGCACCGACAGCCGTGCCCATTCACGAACTCATCGCCGGCCGCTGGAGCCCGCGCGCCTATTCGAGCGAGCCGGTGAGCCGCGAGGCGCTGCACGCAGTGATCGAGGCGGCGCGCTGGGCGCCCTCGGGCTACAACCTGCAGCCGTGGCGCTTTATCGTGTTCGACCGTAGCGCCGACGAAATCGCGTTCAAGCGCGCGTTCGCGACGCTCGTGCCGTTCAACCAGCAGTGGAACGCGCCAGCGTCGGTGCTGATCGCTGTGACGGCGCATACGCTCAACGCGAAGGGTGAAGTGAATCGCACGGCGCAATATGATGCGGGCGCGGCGGCGATGTCGCTCGTGCTCCAGGCGCATGCGCTGGGTCTCGCCGCGCACCAGATGAGCGGTTTCGACGTGCAGGCGTTCCGCAAGGAATTCGCGCTCCCGAACGACGTGGAGCCGCTGTCGATGATCTCGATCGGCCACTACGGCGAAGCCGAGAAGCTGGAGCCTGTGCTGCGCGATCGCGAAAAGGCGGAGCGCACGCGTTCGGCGATGGGCGAGATCGCCTACGCGAACGCCTGGAAGCAGCCGTTCAAGGGGTGA
- a CDS encoding MFS transporter, translated as MNWAARRIAGSFHYGWLVVAVVFLVLLAAAGTRATPSVMMVPLEHQFGWSRATISLAISVNIALYGLMGPFAAAAMQRFGVRPTLLAALGTMAAGVALSALMTHPWQMILIWGVMVGGATGVAALSLSATVVTRWFSSHRGLAMGILTASSATGQLVFLPLLAAIVEKHGWQSVVLVVAVAAAAVLPLVLFLLPERPASVNLRPFGEDESTPVAPPAPHQNPLKIAFDALFSASRTRDFWLLFFSFFICGASTNGYVGTHLIAMCGDYGMTEVQGASLLATMGIFDLFGTTLSGWLSDRFNSRVLLFWYYGLRGLSLIYLPHAFGIDFFGLPIFAVFYGLDWIATVPPTVRLATDVFGKERAPIVFGWVVAGHQLGAAFAALGAGLLRASLGTYTVASMISGGLCLVASFLVLRINRGPRTVGVQPA; from the coding sequence ATGAACTGGGCAGCGAGGCGAATAGCTGGGAGTTTCCACTACGGGTGGCTCGTCGTGGCAGTGGTGTTTCTGGTGCTGCTGGCGGCGGCCGGCACGCGCGCGACGCCGAGCGTGATGATGGTCCCGCTCGAGCATCAGTTCGGCTGGAGCCGCGCGACGATCTCGCTTGCCATCTCGGTGAACATCGCACTCTATGGGCTGATGGGGCCGTTCGCGGCGGCGGCCATGCAGCGCTTCGGCGTGCGGCCCACGCTGCTCGCGGCGCTCGGCACGATGGCGGCGGGCGTGGCGCTTTCCGCGCTGATGACGCATCCGTGGCAGATGATCCTGATCTGGGGCGTGATGGTGGGCGGCGCCACGGGCGTCGCGGCGCTTTCGCTCTCGGCCACTGTCGTCACGCGGTGGTTCAGCTCGCACCGCGGGCTTGCCATGGGCATCCTCACAGCGAGTTCGGCCACGGGCCAGCTCGTGTTCCTGCCGCTCCTCGCGGCGATCGTGGAGAAGCACGGCTGGCAGTCGGTGGTGCTCGTGGTCGCGGTGGCCGCCGCCGCGGTGCTGCCCCTCGTGCTGTTCCTGCTCCCCGAGCGGCCCGCGAGCGTGAATCTGCGTCCGTTCGGCGAGGATGAGAGCACGCCCGTCGCGCCGCCCGCGCCGCATCAGAATCCGCTGAAGATCGCGTTCGACGCGCTCTTCTCGGCGAGCCGCACGCGCGACTTCTGGCTGCTCTTCTTCAGCTTCTTCATTTGCGGTGCGAGCACGAACGGCTATGTGGGCACGCACCTCATTGCCATGTGCGGCGACTACGGCATGACCGAAGTGCAGGGCGCCTCGCTGCTCGCCACGATGGGCATTTTCGACCTGTTTGGCACGACGCTTTCGGGCTGGCTCTCGGACCGCTTCAACAGCCGCGTGCTGCTGTTCTGGTACTACGGGCTGCGCGGACTTTCGTTGATCTATCTGCCGCACGCGTTCGGCATCGACTTCTTCGGGTTGCCGATTTTCGCGGTGTTCTACGGGCTCGACTGGATCGCGACCGTGCCGCCTACGGTACGCCTTGCCACCGACGTCTTCGGCAAAGAGCGCGCGCCGATCGTGTTCGGCTGGGTCGTGGCGGGGCATCAGCTTGGCGCGGCATTCGCGGCGCTCGGCGCGGGCTTGTTGCGCGCGAGCCTCGGCACCTACACGGTGGCGTCGATGATTTCGGGCGGCCTGTGTCTCGTGGCGTCGTTCCTCGTGCTGCGCATCAACCGCGGGCCGCGCACCGTGGGTGTGCAGCCAGCCTGA
- a CDS encoding TetR/AcrR family transcriptional regulator, whose product MKHEGHDAASTTSARPARPRAQTAGARAHEHLLRAADELFYREGVRAVGIEAVVERAGVNKMSLYRQFSSKDDLVVAYLQRCDVRFFERFDESLAKHPGEPAKQLLQYFEDLARRASAPDYRGCPFVNVATEFPDATHPARRSVDSNKTKLMARLTALAQEAGANDPVALAEELALLVEGVYAASQTYGPGSGAILAAPRMAKLLIEAACPQR is encoded by the coding sequence ATGAAACACGAAGGCCACGACGCAGCGTCTACCACCTCTGCACGCCCGGCCCGCCCCCGTGCGCAGACGGCCGGGGCGCGCGCCCATGAGCACCTGCTGCGCGCCGCCGACGAGCTTTTCTACCGCGAGGGCGTGCGCGCGGTCGGCATCGAGGCGGTGGTCGAGCGTGCCGGCGTCAACAAGATGAGCCTGTACCGGCAGTTTTCGTCGAAGGACGATCTCGTCGTCGCCTACCTGCAGCGCTGCGACGTGCGCTTTTTCGAGCGCTTCGACGAAAGTCTCGCGAAGCATCCAGGCGAGCCTGCGAAGCAGTTGCTGCAGTATTTCGAGGACCTCGCGCGCCGCGCCTCGGCGCCGGACTATCGCGGCTGCCCGTTCGTGAACGTCGCGACCGAATTTCCCGACGCCACGCATCCCGCGCGGCGTAGTGTCGACAGCAACAAGACGAAGCTCATGGCGCGGCTCACCGCGCTCGCGCAGGAAGCAGGCGCCAACGATCCGGTTGCGCTTGCGGAGGAACTCGCGCTGCTCGTCGAAGGCGTCTATGCCGCAAGCCAGACCTACGGCCCCGGCTCCGGCGCGATTCTCGCGGCGCCGCGCATGGCAAAGCTGCTGATCGAGGCGGCATGTCCCCAGCGCTAG